The following proteins are encoded in a genomic region of Clostridium kluyveri:
- the fliF gene encoding flagellar basal-body MS-ring/collar protein FliF, whose product MGKLSQIFKNLIDKFKKLSKNKKIAFGVITAGIIAAIVFAAISLGKTKYAVLFSNMDSKDLSSVYKQLQDDKVDVKVEGNSILVPEGEVDATRMKVLSEVEITNGSEGFELLDQNKLGSTDTEIKINYQRALQGELERTIKSLPEVENARVHLVLPDDTEFVKDTSPGSASVTLKLKEGQELSKEQVKALVSLVSGAVKNVPKENVQVIDDNMTLLSKDLFEDEANSEDSTIPAEKQQQLKEQYEKNLEKNLLSMLQAVYGKDKVQVKVNADLDFDAVQQNSTTYDNNSVVVSEHTINETNQGDATNQTGSPVDNNMSNTITNNTTGGNSTYNETTRNYNVPKVEQKTVKAPGSVKRLTASVALDGDVDDATRTAIRNLAVSAIGYDGNRGDTISVEGLPFDTTAQDNAKKDMEDMEQAEKTAKRNRLFAIIGGIAAAIIATIIGVIIWRRRHAEDELFEDELRPGGIDVVIGDEDTKASEKIKFKPLELEQDTEDVHIEREIKKYAKDKPDQVADIIKSWLAEDER is encoded by the coding sequence ATGGGTAAGCTATCACAAATTTTCAAAAATTTAATAGATAAATTCAAGAAACTGAGTAAGAATAAAAAGATAGCTTTTGGAGTGATAACAGCAGGAATTATAGCAGCCATTGTGTTTGCAGCAATATCACTTGGAAAAACAAAATATGCAGTTTTATTTTCTAATATGGATTCTAAGGATTTATCTTCTGTTTATAAACAGCTTCAGGACGATAAAGTGGATGTGAAAGTGGAAGGAAACTCTATTTTAGTTCCTGAAGGTGAAGTAGATGCAACTAGGATGAAAGTACTTTCAGAAGTTGAAATTACTAATGGCAGTGAGGGATTTGAACTATTAGATCAGAATAAATTGGGGAGTACGGATACAGAAATTAAAATAAATTATCAAAGGGCTCTTCAGGGAGAATTGGAAAGAACTATAAAGTCACTTCCAGAAGTGGAAAATGCAAGGGTACATCTTGTACTACCTGATGATACTGAATTTGTGAAGGATACAAGTCCGGGAAGTGCGTCTGTGACTTTAAAATTAAAAGAAGGACAAGAATTAAGCAAAGAACAGGTAAAGGCGTTGGTTTCTTTGGTGTCTGGTGCTGTTAAAAATGTACCTAAAGAAAATGTACAGGTTATAGATGATAATATGACTTTACTGTCTAAAGATTTATTTGAGGATGAAGCTAATAGTGAAGATAGTACTATTCCAGCTGAAAAACAACAGCAGCTTAAGGAGCAATATGAGAAGAATTTGGAGAAGAACCTATTGAGTATGCTTCAGGCTGTGTATGGAAAGGATAAAGTTCAAGTTAAAGTAAATGCGGATTTGGATTTTGATGCGGTACAACAGAATTCCACAACCTATGATAATAATAGTGTTGTAGTAAGTGAGCATACAATAAATGAAACAAACCAGGGGGATGCAACCAACCAAACTGGAAGTCCTGTAGATAACAACATGAGTAATACAATTACAAATAACACTACAGGAGGAAATTCAACCTATAATGAGACTACAAGAAATTATAATGTACCTAAGGTAGAACAAAAAACTGTAAAGGCTCCAGGAAGTGTAAAAAGACTCACAGCATCAGTAGCTTTAGATGGAGATGTGGATGATGCCACTAGAACAGCTATAAGAAATTTAGCGGTTTCAGCCATAGGATATGATGGTAACAGAGGAGATACCATAAGTGTAGAAGGGTTACCTTTTGATACCACGGCTCAAGATAATGCTAAAAAGGATATGGAAGATATGGAACAGGCAGAAAAGACAGCAAAGAGAAATAGATTATTTGCAATTATAGGAGGTATTGCAGCAGCAATAATTGCTACCATAATTGGGGTTATAATATGGAGAAGAAGACATGCAGAGGACGAGTTATTTGAAGATGAGCTTAGACCGGGAGGTATAGATGTAGTTATAGGTGATGAAGATACTAAAGCTAGTGAAAAGATTAAATTTAAGCCTTTGGAACTTGAACAGGATACAGAAGATGTTCATATTGAAAGAGAAATAAAGAAATATGCAAAGGATAAACCTGATCAAGTGGCAGATATAATAAAATCGTGGTTAGCTGAAGATGAGAGGTGA
- a CDS encoding flagellar hook-length control protein FliK, whose translation MIDLNSIQLNNVSSTKVNNSSKTSKDTSNDFSTLLKTSSDNNTVKNKDTSVDRAKNETLKDNDGDKTSVDKNLSGKKVELNEKVKSELKKAGFSEEDIENLEEDLSQGNISQNALMYLINILFKSEDNSTDNLNLQGNNDEFIEQISNKISSEILQNLNYISSANEEQNTAAVGSDVISKIIKENVTNLSDILEQFGTSQEFNDKLIEKLNSSISARLSQEGSIYDKVKSEINTALKKELSLSTPQEENINNLSILKLQSQYDSSKIDADNTILPTSSQGVSNNNSGDSEEKNAQSSMGNGTAKSEESILQKIIDGGSSEDKISKVTTFMTHLKNMDTNNSVQNLGEMVINKNSFDSDIIKTLKYMDINNVKELTVKINPKELGEITINLTMQEGKLKAVLTTSNKEAYNLLNANLQDLSNKIQTNDIKIQGLSLNIYSEDATFFRDESGKDQQQGSGQQNKNSTLNNIVEDEQGTQNDYYYNNNVNILA comes from the coding sequence ATGATAGATTTAAATAGTATACAATTAAATAATGTTTCCAGTACTAAAGTTAATAATAGCAGTAAAACTTCTAAAGATACTTCCAATGATTTCAGTACTCTATTAAAAACTTCTTCAGATAATAATACAGTAAAAAATAAAGACACATCTGTAGATAGAGCAAAAAATGAAACTTTAAAAGATAATGATGGAGATAAAACCTCTGTTGATAAAAATTTAAGTGGCAAAAAAGTTGAATTAAATGAAAAAGTGAAAAGTGAGTTAAAGAAAGCTGGTTTTAGTGAAGAAGATATAGAAAATTTGGAGGAAGACTTATCCCAGGGCAACATAAGCCAGAATGCTTTGATGTATTTAATAAATATATTGTTTAAAAGTGAGGATAATTCAACAGACAACTTGAATCTTCAGGGGAATAATGATGAATTTATAGAACAGATAAGTAATAAAATAAGCAGTGAAATTTTACAAAATTTAAACTATATTTCATCAGCTAATGAAGAACAAAATACAGCTGCTGTAGGCAGTGATGTGATATCTAAAATTATTAAGGAAAATGTAACTAATCTTTCGGATATTTTAGAGCAATTTGGAACATCACAGGAGTTTAATGATAAGCTTATAGAAAAATTAAATAGCAGCATTTCAGCCAGATTATCTCAGGAAGGAAGTATATATGACAAGGTTAAAAGTGAAATTAACACTGCATTGAAAAAAGAACTGAGTTTAAGTACACCTCAAGAAGAAAATATTAATAATTTATCTATATTAAAGCTGCAAAGTCAATATGACTCCAGTAAAATAGATGCAGATAACACTATTTTGCCTACATCATCACAAGGAGTATCCAATAATAACTCTGGTGATTCAGAGGAGAAAAATGCACAGTCGTCTATGGGAAATGGTACAGCTAAAAGTGAAGAAAGTATACTTCAGAAAATTATAGATGGCGGATCTTCAGAGGATAAAATTTCTAAAGTTACTACTTTTATGACTCATTTAAAAAATATGGATACAAACAATTCTGTACAGAATTTAGGGGAAATGGTTATAAATAAAAACTCTTTTGATTCAGATATAATAAAAACTTTGAAGTATATGGACATAAATAATGTTAAAGAGTTAACTGTTAAGATAAATCCTAAAGAATTAGGGGAAATTACTATAAATCTTACTATGCAGGAAGGAAAATTAAAGGCAGTGTTAACAACCTCAAATAAAGAAGCATATAATCTTTTAAATGCTAACTTACAGGATTTATCTAATAAGATTCAGACTAATGATATAAAGATTCAGGGATTATCTTTAAATATATATAGTGAAGATGCTACCTTTTTTAGGGACGAAAGTGGAAAAGACCAGCAGCAGGGCAGTGGTCAACAAAATAAAAATTCAACTTTAAATAATATAGTGGAAGATGAACAAGGTACTCAAAATGACTATTATTACAACAATAATGTAAATATACTGGCATAG
- a CDS encoding flagellar assembly protein FliH — translation MQSSYKIIKGDSISGKGAKNIVTVFEKNIIEEENKDNSIINSYSKIVKSMIEDAQRKREEILSKAYEEAGKIEEEAYKNANEKGYKEGYEKGYEDGSKKAYEEGYTKNIEKARIEGEDIISKADSILKASVEEKNRYLKEKEEEIKRFMVDSIESILKQEIKDEDSLNTMVFNELSQVRNIETFIIKSRKKYCDQFKNQVDIWRERLPFKGDIFIIPDETLEEGTVVIEKNNGKSIFSVDIALEKIKEIFKNVE, via the coding sequence ATGCAATCATCGTATAAAATTATAAAAGGTGACAGCATAAGTGGAAAGGGTGCTAAAAATATAGTTACAGTGTTTGAAAAGAATATTATTGAAGAAGAAAATAAAGATAACTCAATTATAAATAGTTATTCCAAAATAGTGAAATCCATGATAGAAGATGCACAGCGAAAAAGGGAAGAAATACTTTCCAAAGCCTACGAAGAAGCTGGAAAAATTGAAGAGGAAGCTTATAAAAACGCAAATGAAAAAGGATATAAAGAGGGATATGAAAAAGGATATGAGGATGGCTCTAAAAAGGCTTATGAAGAAGGATATACTAAAAATATAGAAAAGGCCAGGATTGAGGGAGAAGATATAATAAGCAAAGCAGACTCAATCTTGAAAGCTTCTGTGGAGGAAAAGAATAGATATTTAAAGGAAAAGGAAGAAGAAATTAAAAGATTTATGGTAGATTCAATAGAAAGCATTTTGAAACAGGAAATTAAAGATGAGGATAGCCTAAATACTATGGTATTTAATGAACTCTCACAGGTAAGAAATATTGAAACCTTTATAATAAAAAGTAGAAAAAAGTATTGTGACCAGTTTAAAAATCAGGTGGATATATGGAGAGAAAGGCTGCCTTTTAAAGGAGATATTTTTATAATACCTGATGAAACTTTAGAAGAAGGTACTGTAGTTATAGAAAAAAATAATGGGAAAAGTATCTTTTCTGTAGATATAGCCCTAGAAAAAATAAAGGAAATATTTAAAAATGTAGAATAA
- a CDS encoding flagellin gives MRLNYNMPALTMNFIQKQALNRQSGNLLKISSGYKVITAKDNPGALVKSENIRMQIGGLQSATRNVQDGVSMLQSAEGGLQEITNMIQRVRQLTVQAGGVTNENDKKIIQNEIDETLNGINSMANNTEFNGLKLLGKNKNLTMPVGGNSGESVIIPQIDLTDGSESVISELYKIKTAQGKDILGDDNSDALEAIDSSLNTVLSLRSQYGALENRFQATYDNMQALTDSMTSADSSIRDCDIAEEMMNYSKESIIIQSSTAMIVQANKLPQDVLEVLRNIK, from the coding sequence GTGAGGTTAAATTACAATATGCCAGCTTTAACTATGAATTTCATTCAAAAGCAGGCCTTAAATAGACAGAGTGGAAATTTACTAAAAATATCTAGCGGATATAAAGTAATTACTGCCAAGGACAATCCTGGTGCATTAGTAAAAAGTGAGAATATAAGAATGCAGATAGGAGGTCTTCAATCTGCTACTAGAAATGTTCAAGATGGCGTAAGTATGCTTCAAAGTGCAGAAGGTGGGCTGCAAGAAATTACAAACATGATTCAGAGAGTAAGACAGCTTACTGTACAGGCTGGTGGAGTAACTAATGAAAATGACAAGAAAATAATACAAAATGAAATAGATGAAACTTTGAATGGAATAAATTCTATGGCCAATAATACAGAATTTAATGGACTAAAATTATTGGGAAAGAACAAAAATTTAACCATGCCCGTAGGAGGAAATTCCGGAGAAAGCGTTATCATACCACAGATAGACTTAACTGATGGCAGTGAAAGTGTTATTTCGGAGTTATATAAAATTAAAACGGCCCAGGGAAAAGATATATTAGGAGATGACAATAGTGATGCATTAGAGGCTATAGATAGTTCTTTAAATACTGTGCTCTCTTTAAGGAGTCAATATGGTGCACTGGAAAACAGATTTCAAGCTACTTACGATAATATGCAGGCTTTAACTGACAGTATGACTTCTGCCGACAGCAGTATACGAGATTGTGATATAGCAGAGGAAATGATGAATTATTCTAAGGAAAGCATAATTATACAATCATCTACGGCTATGATTGTACAAGCAAATAAATTGCCTCAGGATGTTTTGGAGGTATTGAGAAATATTAAATAA
- a CDS encoding VOC family protein → MRFVFDHNNINVLNLEKSIKFYEDALGFKEIKRIEAEDGSFILVFMGDETGKYKIELTWLRDRVEPYNLGDNEIHMAVRTDDLKSAYDYHSKMGCICYENKQMGLYFVKDPDGYWTEILSL, encoded by the coding sequence ATGAGATTTGTATTTGATCATAATAACATAAATGTATTAAATCTAGAAAAAAGTATAAAATTTTATGAAGATGCACTTGGATTTAAAGAAATAAAAAGGATAGAAGCAGAGGATGGCAGTTTTATATTGGTATTTATGGGAGATGAAACAGGAAAATATAAAATAGAACTTACATGGCTGAGAGACAGGGTGGAACCTTATAACCTTGGAGATAATGAAATTCATATGGCTGTAAGAACAGATGATTTAAAATCTGCATATGATTACCATAGCAAAATGGGATGTATATGTTATGAAAATAAACAAATGGGACTTTATTTTGTAAAAGATCCAGATGGATATTGGACAGAGATTTTAAGCCTTTAG
- the fliE gene encoding flagellar hook-basal body complex protein FliE, whose translation MKINEYVPDSSIFDFDKISGSNNGEDKNYISDFASVLKNELDEVNNKQIEANNSTEEFIQGDRVDIHNVMLDTEEAKMSLELAVQIRNKFVEAYQELNRTQI comes from the coding sequence ATGAAAATAAATGAGTATGTACCTGATAGTAGTATATTTGATTTTGATAAGATAAGTGGAAGTAATAATGGGGAAGATAAAAATTACATATCTGATTTTGCTTCTGTGCTAAAAAATGAATTAGATGAAGTAAATAACAAACAAATAGAGGCCAATAATAGTACAGAAGAATTTATACAAGGGGATAGAGTGGATATACATAATGTTATGCTGGATACTGAGGAAGCAAAGATGTCATTAGAACTTGCAGTGCAAATTAGAAATAAATTTGTGGAGGCATATCAGGAGTTGAATAGAACGCAGATTTAG
- the flgC gene encoding flagellar basal body rod protein FlgC, giving the protein MIQAFNTLRISASGLSAERLRMDTIASNMANVETTKGADGNPYRRKIAVFQENLQKQLNKAGRYENVSQGVKAVGIVEDNSEFKRVYDPTNADADADGYVSMPNVNVLNEMADMMVAVRSYEANLSAISAEKSMFSKALDIGK; this is encoded by the coding sequence ATGATTCAGGCTTTTAACACTTTAAGAATAAGTGCCAGTGGCCTTTCGGCAGAAAGGCTTAGAATGGATACTATAGCTTCTAATATGGCTAATGTGGAAACTACTAAAGGAGCTGATGGAAATCCCTATAGGAGAAAGATAGCGGTATTTCAAGAAAATTTGCAGAAACAATTAAATAAAGCTGGAAGATATGAAAATGTATCGCAAGGAGTAAAGGCTGTGGGCATAGTTGAAGATAATTCTGAATTTAAAAGGGTATATGATCCAACTAATGCAGATGCAGATGCAGATGGATATGTGTCTATGCCAAATGTAAATGTATTGAATGAAATGGCAGATATGATGGTAGCAGTTAGATCTTATGAAGCCAATTTAAGTGCCATTTCTGCAGAGAAGAGCATGTTTTCAAAAGCTCTAGATATAGGAAAGTAG
- a CDS encoding single-stranded DNA-binding protein — MNNVNLIGRLTKDAQVVEMKSGNRSVINFILAVNKDFINDKGEREADFIPISYWSNHGEKLCLYLKKGKLIGVNGRICIKSSVKEEIKKYFTTVEAHKIEFLEHNKEVLA; from the coding sequence TTGAATAATGTTAATCTTATAGGTAGGCTTACTAAAGATGCACAAGTAGTTGAAATGAAGTCTGGCAATAGAAGTGTCATAAATTTTATTTTAGCAGTGAACAAGGATTTTATAAATGACAAAGGGGAAAGGGAGGCAGACTTTATCCCCATTTCTTACTGGAGCAATCATGGTGAAAAGTTATGTTTATATTTAAAAAAAGGTAAGCTTATAGGAGTAAATGGCAGAATATGTATTAAAAGTTCTGTTAAAGAAGAAATAAAAAAATATTTTACCACTGTTGAGGCACATAAAATTGAATTTTTAGAACATAACAAAGAAGTTTTAGCATAA
- the fliI gene encoding flagellar protein export ATPase FliI, giving the protein MINLNFSELNRKVKVANFTYQEGIVKKVIGLTIEVEGIKAFVGEVCNVYNEENGNIACEVVGFKEKDVILMPLGELIGISPGCRVVPGRRPLSVKCSEELFGKVLDGLGNPLGENEISSGVLYELDADPPDPLKRKRIKQVISTGIRAIDGFLTCGEGQRIGIFAGSGVGKSTTLGMIARYAEADVNVIALIGERGREVRDFIEKDLGEEGLKKSIIVCATSDKPALVRLKGAFTATAIAEYFRDKGKKVILMMDSVTRFAMAQREIGLAVGEPPATKGYTPSVFAKLPRLMERSGMSDKGSITAFYTVLVDGDDLNEPIADAVRGILDGHIVLSRSLANKNHYPAIDILSSISRLMSEITEKSHKKSASFARDMLSVYKNSEDLINIGAYIRGNNPNIDMAINYYDGIINYLKQSMDEYSSFDNSINRLIGMFNLGSN; this is encoded by the coding sequence ATGATAAATTTGAATTTTTCTGAACTAAATAGGAAAGTAAAAGTTGCCAATTTTACCTACCAGGAAGGTATTGTGAAAAAAGTAATAGGATTAACCATAGAAGTGGAAGGGATAAAAGCTTTTGTGGGAGAGGTATGTAATGTATATAATGAAGAAAATGGGAATATAGCCTGTGAAGTAGTTGGGTTTAAAGAAAAAGATGTAATATTAATGCCCCTTGGAGAACTTATTGGAATTTCACCAGGATGTAGAGTTGTACCTGGCAGGAGACCTTTAAGTGTAAAATGCTCAGAAGAATTATTTGGCAAGGTTCTAGATGGCCTTGGCAATCCTCTGGGTGAAAATGAAATTTCATCCGGGGTTTTATATGAATTGGATGCAGATCCACCAGATCCGTTAAAGAGAAAAAGAATTAAACAAGTGATTTCTACAGGAATACGGGCTATAGATGGGTTCTTGACCTGTGGAGAGGGACAGAGAATTGGTATATTTGCAGGAAGTGGAGTGGGAAAAAGTACAACCCTTGGCATGATAGCCAGGTATGCAGAAGCAGATGTGAATGTAATAGCACTTATAGGGGAAAGAGGAAGAGAAGTCAGGGACTTTATAGAAAAGGATCTGGGAGAGGAAGGACTAAAAAAATCCATTATAGTATGTGCTACTTCAGATAAACCGGCCTTAGTTAGATTGAAAGGAGCCTTCACTGCCACAGCCATTGCAGAGTACTTTAGGGATAAAGGCAAAAAAGTTATACTTATGATGGATTCAGTTACCAGATTTGCTATGGCTCAGAGAGAAATTGGACTTGCAGTAGGAGAACCTCCTGCAACCAAAGGATATACTCCTTCTGTATTTGCAAAACTTCCTAGACTTATGGAAAGATCTGGAATGTCTGACAAAGGTTCCATTACTGCCTTTTATACAGTTCTTGTGGATGGAGATGATTTAAACGAACCTATTGCAGATGCCGTTAGGGGTATATTGGATGGACATATAGTATTGTCTCGGTCTCTAGCTAATAAAAACCACTATCCGGCTATAGACATACTATCTAGTATTAGCAGACTTATGTCAGAAATAACTGAAAAATCCCATAAGAAAAGTGCTTCTTTTGCGAGGGATATGTTGTCTGTATATAAGAATTCTGAGGATTTGATAAATATAGGGGCTTACATTAGAGGAAATAATCCTAATATTGATATGGCAATAAATTATTATGACGGTATAATAAATTATTTAAAACAGAGTATGGATGAATATTCTTCCTTTGATAATAGCATAAACAGACTAATAGGTATGTTCAATTTAGGAAGTAATTAA
- a CDS encoding MBL fold metallo-hydrolase, which translates to MKNYNIKIYYLYHSGFAVETSNHFLIFDYYKDSFNPLDQTLEKGFISEDILKDKKNILVFCSHSHPDHFNPRILKWQELNSSIRYIFSSDIHIENFKKNYYKFSPYKELNLNDIYIKTYGSTDIGVSFFITVDGINIFHAGDLNLWYWKDEPKEEQVSAKENFEREIHKLKHETVDFAFFPVDPRLEEYYSLGGEYFIDQVKPKFFIPMHFWNKYGITKDFAALTKNLPSESLIITHRGQLFQF; encoded by the coding sequence ATGAAAAATTATAATATTAAAATTTATTATTTATATCACAGTGGTTTTGCAGTAGAAACTTCAAACCACTTTTTAATATTCGACTATTACAAGGATTCTTTTAACCCTTTGGATCAAACCTTAGAAAAAGGATTCATTTCAGAAGATATTCTAAAAGATAAAAAAAACATACTAGTGTTCTGTTCCCACAGTCATCCTGATCATTTCAATCCAAGAATATTAAAATGGCAGGAATTAAATTCTTCTATAAGATATATATTTAGTAGTGATATACACATTGAGAATTTTAAAAAAAATTACTATAAATTCTCTCCTTATAAGGAACTAAATTTAAATGATATATATATAAAAACATATGGTTCTACAGATATAGGAGTATCCTTTTTTATTACAGTGGATGGAATTAATATATTTCACGCCGGAGACTTGAATTTATGGTACTGGAAGGATGAACCAAAAGAAGAACAGGTCTCTGCCAAAGAAAATTTTGAAAGAGAAATACATAAATTGAAACATGAAACTGTAGATTTCGCATTTTTTCCAGTGGATCCAAGACTGGAAGAATATTATTCTTTAGGAGGAGAATATTTCATAGACCAAGTCAAACCTAAATTTTTTATACCAATGCATTTTTGGAATAAATATGGAATAACAAAGGATTTTGCAGCTCTTACCAAAAATCTTCCTTCTGAATCTCTAATAATAACTCACAGGGGCCAGCTATTCCAATTCTAA
- the flgB gene encoding flagellar basal body rod protein FlgB: MYIGNVSNDEVVNVLLKKGLDAASERSKAISDNLANVNTAGYKRKYVTFEESLKDSVYNLELKTDDEKHIKIGSNYGQIETKTDSSNSMTEDGNNVDMDTEIVNQAANTLMYSALVNQMNSRLSMERYVISGK, encoded by the coding sequence GTGTATATAGGAAATGTGTCAAATGATGAAGTGGTAAATGTCTTATTAAAAAAAGGATTAGATGCTGCGTCAGAAAGAAGCAAAGCTATATCCGATAATCTGGCAAATGTAAATACTGCGGGATATAAGAGAAAATATGTCACTTTTGAGGAATCTTTGAAAGATAGTGTATATAATTTGGAGCTTAAAACAGATGATGAAAAACATATTAAAATAGGAAGTAATTATGGACAAATAGAAACAAAAACGGACAGCAGCAATAGTATGACAGAAGATGGGAATAATGTGGATATGGATACTGAAATAGTAAATCAGGCAGCTAATACTCTTATGTACAGTGCACTTGTAAATCAAATGAATAGCAGATTATCTATGGAACGTTATGTAATAAGTGGGAAATAG
- the fliG gene encoding flagellar motor switch protein FliG, with translation MAKDNQKLTGVQKAAILFITLGPEAAAGILKRLPEAEIQKITYEIANINSVKSEQKKEILQEFMEMNRAQDYLLEGGVDYARNLLSKALGTQRAMEILDKVIEATQQFRPFAIARKADAQQLLNIIGDEHPQTIALILCYLQADKSGQILSELPESMQAEVAYRIATMSNTSHMVVKEIEKVLDNKLSSVVKSDIKVIGGVETIVDILNQVDRTTEKNITEGLEKQDAELAEKIKESMFVFEDIITLDDVSIQRVLREVDTKELSLALKGCSEEVSETIFRNQSKRAAAALKEDIEFLGPVRLMDVEKAQQRIVNIIRRLDEAGEIVLARGGEDAIIV, from the coding sequence ATGGCTAAGGACAATCAAAAGTTAACTGGTGTACAAAAAGCAGCCATATTGTTTATAACTCTTGGACCGGAAGCTGCTGCAGGAATATTGAAAAGATTGCCAGAGGCTGAAATACAAAAGATAACTTATGAGATAGCTAATATCAACTCAGTAAAGTCAGAGCAGAAAAAGGAAATACTTCAGGAATTTATGGAGATGAATAGAGCTCAGGATTATTTACTAGAAGGGGGAGTAGATTACGCCAGGAATCTTTTATCTAAAGCCCTTGGAACACAAAGAGCTATGGAAATATTAGATAAAGTTATAGAGGCCACCCAGCAATTTAGGCCTTTTGCCATAGCCCGAAAGGCAGATGCTCAGCAGCTTTTAAATATAATAGGTGATGAACATCCACAGACTATAGCACTTATACTTTGTTATCTTCAGGCAGATAAATCCGGTCAGATACTATCTGAACTTCCTGAAAGTATGCAGGCTGAGGTTGCATATAGAATAGCTACAATGAGTAATACATCACATATGGTAGTAAAAGAAATAGAAAAAGTGCTGGATAACAAACTCTCCTCTGTGGTTAAATCAGATATAAAAGTAATTGGTGGTGTAGAGACAATTGTAGATATACTAAATCAAGTGGATAGAACTACAGAAAAAAATATTACGGAAGGTCTTGAAAAACAAGATGCGGAACTGGCAGAAAAGATCAAAGAATCCATGTTTGTATTTGAGGATATTATCACTCTTGATGATGTATCTATTCAGAGAGTACTCAGGGAAGTGGATACAAAAGAACTTTCACTGGCTCTTAAAGGATGCTCAGAAGAGGTATCAGAAACTATATTTAGGAATCAATCCAAGAGAGCCGCTGCAGCATTGAAAGAGGACATAGAGTTCTTAGGACCTGTTAGGCTTATGGATGTGGAAAAGGCACAGCAGAGAATTGTAAATATTATAAGAAGATTGGATGAAGCAGGGGAAATAGTTCTTGCAAGAGGAGGAGAGGATGCAATCATCGTATAA
- the fliJ gene encoding flagellar export protein FliJ produces the protein MKAYKFRLQKLLDMRVDKEEECKIEFKRAQNESFKAKEKLMEMKENYRKYNNFSGSSSVIEQKIRHIYINNLSYNIGETVEELNQKEKVVESKREELKQRQIDRKTVEVLKDKYIDDFRREQNRIEQNLNDEFALYGFIRNFKAR, from the coding sequence TTGAAGGCATATAAGTTTAGGCTTCAAAAGCTTCTTGATATGAGAGTGGATAAAGAAGAGGAATGTAAAATTGAATTTAAGCGGGCTCAAAATGAAAGCTTTAAAGCAAAAGAAAAACTCATGGAGATGAAAGAAAATTACAGAAAGTATAATAATTTTTCGGGGTCTAGTTCTGTTATAGAACAAAAGATAAGACATATTTATATAAATAACTTAAGTTACAATATAGGTGAAACTGTTGAAGAGTTAAATCAAAAAGAAAAAGTTGTAGAAAGTAAAAGGGAAGAGTTGAAGCAGCGCCAAATTGATAGAAAAACTGTAGAAGTGTTGAAAGACAAGTACATAGATGATTTTAGAAGAGAACAAAATAGAATTGAACAAAATTTAAATGATGAATTTGCCCTTTATGGATTTATTAGAAATTTTAAAGCTAGATAG